In Perca flavescens isolate YP-PL-M2 chromosome 7, PFLA_1.0, whole genome shotgun sequence, the following proteins share a genomic window:
- the LOC114558076 gene encoding E3 SUMO-protein ligase KIAA1586 codes for MNFEIQVSGQGSRTTSLSVLRNKVRKHVLSKAHTQAVKVAEQPKEAAIENAVETMTESYMKETEAVFRTAYHLAKKNRPFSDHESLIELQELNGVKMGSILHSRYSATQIIQHVASEMQSKIISSIIASSSKLAVLIDKASSLSHKAVMTVSIKASIQEESPEFIFLELVELENQRADGIVQALLTCLTNAGFTEKWLHENWVTFVSDGASVMLGKKSGVATRLTSRFPKLFVWHCMRAVLLISNISNLMMININGPPTSKFDPRKYTRTWLKSHRAASSVRSRQCSVKAPAESKFVWNIL; via the coding sequence ATGAACTTTGAAATTCAAGTGTCTGGCCAGGGAAGTAGAACAACAAGTTTGTCAGTCTTGAGAAATAAGGTGAGGAAACATGTGTTGTCCAAGGCCCACACTCAGGCTGTGAAGGTGGCAGAGCAACCGAAAGAAGCTGCCATTGAGAATGCAGTGGAGACTATGACTGAGTCCTACATGAAAGAAACTGAAGCTGTGTTTCGAACAGCCTACCATCTGGCCAAAAAGAACCGACCCTTTTCTGACCATGAGAGCCTCATTGAGCTGCAGGAACTGAATGGTGTAAAAATGGGCTCAATACTTCATTCACGTTACAGTGCAACACAAATAATACAACATGTTGCTAGTGAGATGCAGAGCAAAATCATCAGTAGCATTATAGCATCATCCAGTAAGTTAGCTGTCCTAATTGACAAGGCATCTTCTTTAAGTCACAAAGCTGTCATGACAGTTTCTATTAAAGCATCAATTCAAGAAGAAAGCCCTGAGTTCATATTCCTGGAACTTGTTGAACTGGAAAATCAGAGAGCAGATGGCATAGTACAGGCGTTACTCACCTGTTTAACTAATGCTGGCTTTACAGAAAAGTGGCTTCATGAAAACTGGGTAACATTTGTATCTGATGGAGCCAGTGTCATGCTAGGAAAGAAGTCAGGAGTAGCAACCAGACTGACTTCGAGATTCCCAAAGCTTTTTGTATGGCACTGCATGAGGGCTGTCCTTCTGATCTCAAACATATCAAACTTGATGATGATTAATATCAACGGCCCACCAACTTCCAAGTTTGATCCTAGAAAATATACAAGGACCTGGTTGAAGAGCCATCGTGCTGCCTCTTCTGTGCGTTCTAGACAGTGCAGTGTGAAAGCTCCTGCAGAAAGCAAATTTGTCTGGAATATACTGTAG